Sequence from the Pseudomonas sp. 7SR1 genome:
CGCTGCAGCCAGCCCTCCTGCCCGGCCAGCGCCGAGTCGGTGAAGGCGTCGGTAAAGTTGATATGGGCGCTGGATAGCCCTTCGATTTCCAGGTAGCCCGGCAGGCTGGCCAGCAACTCCAGGCCGTCCTCGACCCGAGCCGCCAGCAGTCGCGGACCGCTGACCGGGCTGAACGGCACCGCCGTCAGCAGCTTGGGGTAATAGTCGATCCCGGCACGGGCACAGGCGTCGGCCCAGCCATGATCGAACACATATTCGCCGTAGGAATGCCACTTGCGATAACTGGGCAAGGCGGCCAGCAGACGACCCTCTTCGATATGCAGCAGATGTTCCGGCCGCCAGCCGGATTGCGCGCCCAGGCTGGCGCTGTCTTCCAACGCGCCCAGGAAGGCGTGGCGCAGGAACGGTTGGTTGGCGGGCACCAGTGCGTCCCACTCTTGAGGCGCGATGGCGGACAGGTTGTCCAGGACGTGTAGCGGCATGCGGTTCCCCGATCTCCAGACTGCGGATGGGGCGAGTATCGCCGATCTCGGCCTGCGCACCATAAAAAAACCCCGCCGGAGCGGGGTCGAAAGGAGCTTTAACGGATGAAGAAAGAGCTCTGTATCAAGTCAGCGCGATTCAGAACACGTACTGGGCACGGACCACGAAGCCGTCACCGTCGTCATCGCCATTGGCGTTGGTGACCTTGTCGGTCTTGGCCTTGATGTAGGCACCGGTGATTTTCACGGCTTCGTTGGCGTACCAGTTCACACCCAGGTTGTGCACCTTGGCTTCGGCATCGCCCACTTCACGGGTGGCCGAGGCCGTGGTGATGTTGTCGTCCTCGACGGTCAGGCTGTCGAAGCGATAGAACAGTTCCCAGGCACCGATGGACTTGTTCTGAGGCTTGATCGAATCGAATTTGCCGACCTTGTAGCCACGGGACTCACCGGTGAGGGTGTAGGCGCCCTGCACGTAGAAACCGTGGCCCTTGATGTCTTCGAAACCGTCGGCGTCAGCCTTGGTCTTGCGGGTGACGTATTCACCCTGGATCGAGGCCGGGCCCATGGCGAAGGCGGCTTCCAGGCCGAACGCGGTGTCACGGTCGTAGGAGCCGGCCGGCGAGTTGTTGGCACCGCCCAGTACCGGACGGTTGCCGTTCGGACCGGCATCGTTGCCGCCGAGGGTTTCCACGCCACGCATCCCCAGGCGGGAGCGATAACGCGCGTCGAACACGGTGTCGGACACGTCACGGGAAGCCACGTTCACACCGAAGTGCAGCACGTTGCCGGCGTCATGCATCGGCGCGAACACGAAACGGCCGTTGACTTGCTTGACGCTGTCGCCGTCGGTGTCGTCGGTGTCCTTGCTGAACACACCGGCCGAGGCATAGAACGAATCGGCGAAGGTGCTGGAGGCTTGCAGGCCCAGGCCGTTCTGGTGGCTGTTGGTCCAGTCGATCAGGTCGTAGGCAGCGTTGCGCTCAGGTGCGGTGACCCACTTGGAGCTGGTGGCTTTTTCCAGGCCGAAGTCGGGGTCGAAACGACCGACCTTGATCGAAACCGGCTTGAAGCCGTTGTAGGCCAGGGACGCTTCGTCGAAATAGCCGTTGTCGGAGTCGCCGCTGTTGTGGGACATGTCGTAGTTGATGGTGTAGGCCCAATCCGTGTACAGCACGCCGGACAGTTCCAGGAAGGCGCGGCGGATGTAGGCGGCATCGGCCGAATTGCCGTTGTCGGTGTAGATGCCGTCGAACTGGCTGTAGTCAGCCTGCAAACGACCGCCAAGCTTGAAGCTGAACTCTTTGTCAGTGGTGGCGACTTCAAGGCCGCCCTTGGTTTTGACCACGATATCGGCGCCGTCGGTGGTGACGGTACCGGCGAAAGCCTGGGCGGTTACTGCCATTGCCAGCGCGCTGGCGGCAAAACCTGCGAAGTGCTTACGGATCATCGAAGAATTCCCCTGTTGGTAGTCTATGCGTTAGAAAACACGCGGAAACGGGCCCGCTGGTGTTGGGAGGGGATCTTGGCGGCGGGTTGTGTCAGGCAAGTTGCCATCACATAAAGATTTCATGACAGCGGAACTTTTTACTTCGAATTGAAATAACCAGTACCACGGCCAGCCCTTGTGGGAGCGAGCTTGCTGGCGCTAGCGGTATGTCAGTGACAGCTTTTTGCCTGATACACCGCCATCGCGAGCAAGCTCGCTCCCACAGGGGCTCTCAGGACTCAGCGGATGTTTCGGCGACGCTCGGCGGCAAGCTTTTCGGCGAGGTGATCCAGATCGGGAATGGGGGGTTGGGGAAGACGCTTGAGCGTCGCCTGCATCAGGCGCATCTGGCGGATAAAACGCCGGCAGTTGGGGCAGAACATCAGGTGATGGCGCACCATCAGGCGCTCACGAAAGGTCAATTGACCATCGAGGTAATCGCTGGAGCGCGCTACTTGTTCCTTGCAGGTCAGCATTCACCGGTTTCCTCGAAATGTTCCACCGTCGCAAAGACCTTCAGCCGTGCGCGATGCAACAGCACCCGTACATTGGAGAGCGTCAGGTCCAGAAGATTACAGATTTCCTGCAACTCCAGCCCCTGCCGCTCCCGCAGGTCCAATACGCTGCCCTGCAGTTGCGACAGGCTGAGCAGCGTGTGTTCGAGGCAATCACGTAACTCGCCTTCGGTAAGCAAGGCCTCGGGCGAGTCCTGATGCCAGGCGAACGGCGCCAGCAGCCAATGGCCATCGGCGGCGAAACGATCATCCCCCACGGTGCCGTGAGGCGACGGCAGGTCATCGAGCAGCACCTCGCGACGATTCTGCTTGTAGCGCCCTTTGGCTGTGTTGGCGGTGATGGTCAACAGCCAGGTCTTGAGACTGGAGCGCCCCTGGAACCCGCTGAGATTTCGCACCACCGACAGCCAGGCGTCCTGTACCACTTCATCGGCATGACGGCTGCCGACGATGGCATAGGCCACGGCGCGCATCGGCCCCTGATAGGTGCCGACCAATTCCTTGTAGGCCTGCTGCTCGCCCGCCAGCAGGCGCTGGAGCAGCTGGGTGTCATCGATGGCCGTCATTCAATCCCCCGCTGCCTGGCAAGACTGACGATGTATTCGTGGCGAGGGGATTTATCTCCTCGTCAATGAACCGTCTCGCCGAAGTGTGGATCAACGCTTGCGCAGGATCACGCTGCCGATCGAATAGCCGGCGCCGAACGAGCTGAGCACCGCGACCGAGCCGCTGGGCAGGTCGTCCTGATACTTGTGGAACGAAATCACCGAACCGGCCGAGCTGGTGTTGGCGTAGGTATCGAGAATCACCGGTGCTTCCGCCTCGGTGGCCTCGCGCCCCAGCAGCTTGCGCACGATCAGCTGGTTCATGCTCAGGTTGGCCTGATGCAGCCAGAAACGCTTCACTTCGCCGACGTTCAGCTGGTTTTCTTCCAAGTGAGCCCCGATCAGCTCGGCCACCATCGGGCAGACGTCACGGAAGACCTTGCGACCTTCCTGGACGAACAGCTTGTCCCGGGTGCCGATGCCCTCTTCTGCCGCACGGTTGAGGAAGCCGAAATTGTTGCGGATGTTATTGGAGAACTTGGTGAGCAGCTTGGTGCTGACCACATCGAACTGGTACGGCGACGTCGCCAGGTCCGCCCGCTCGATGATCACCGCGGTGGCGGCGTCACCGAAAATGAAGTGGCTGTCGCGGTCGCGAAAGTTCAGGTGGCCGGTGCACACCTCGGGGTTGACCATGAGGATGGCCCGGGCCTGGCCCAGTTGCACGCTGTTGGCTGCCGCCTGGATGCCGAATGTGGCCGAGGAACAGGCCACGTTCATGTCGAAGCCGAAGCCCTCGATCCCCAGGGCTTCCTGGACCTCGATGGCGATGGCCGGGTATGGGCGCTGCAGGTTGGAACAGGCGACGATCACCCCGTCGATGTCGGCGGCCGTGCGGCCGGCGCGTTCCAGGGCCTGACGGGCGGCACCGACGGCCATTTCGCACAGCACCGACCACTCTTCGTTGGAGCGCTCGGGCAGGCGCGGGGTCATGCGTTGCGGGTCGAGGATGCCGTCCTTGTCCATGACAAAGCGGCTCTTGATACCGGAAGCCTTTTCGATGAACGCTGCGCTGGATTCGGTCAATGCCTCCACTTCACCCCGCTCGATGGCCTCGGCATTGTCGGCATTGAACTGCGCGACGTAGGTGTTGAAAGATTGCACCAGCTCTTCATTGGAAATGCTGTTGGCCGGGGTGTACAGGCCGGTGCCACTGATGACGACGTTATACATGGTCGTGTCTCTGATCTGTTCAGGCAGAAAGCATTGGTACAACCGTACCAATACGCAAAGGGTCTTTTCCCATCCTGGGGAAGCAGACCTGGCATCGCTTTATTCCGATCCGCCCGTGGCATTGAAGCTCAAAACCACGGGACCGGCATTTATAGGCGCGAAGTTTGCCATAAACGCTGGCGTTTGGCCCATTCTCCCTCACTTACAACACAAAACCTGTGGGAGCGAGCTTGCCCGCGATTGCGGTGTATCAGTCAACATCAATGCAAGCTGAACCACTGCTATCGCGAGCAAGCTCGCTCCCACAGGGGTCATGGGGCTACCCCCTGATTCTGCGATCAGCCCTCTACCACGCTCCACTGCTTGCCCAGGCGCTTATCGGAAATCGGCACCTTGGTTCCCAGTTGCTGTGCGAACAGCGATACCCGGTACTCCTCCAGCCACCAGCGATACACCTCCAGCTGCGGATCGCGCTTGCCTTCCTGGGCGTGCTTGGCGGCACGGGCCTGGTACTGCGCCCAGAGGTTCGACAACTCGCCGCTCCAGACCCGATCCTTCTGCACCTGGCTGCCCAGCTTTTCGAAGCGCTGCTCGACGGCCCTGAGGTAGCGCGGCAACTCCTTGAGCCACTGGTGCGGGGTTTCGCGCACGAAACCGGGGTACACCAGATGACTGATTTGCTGCTTGATGTCGTTCAGGGCCACGGCCTGGGCCAGGTCGATCTTGCCCTTGAAGCGCTTTTGAAGACCGTGCCAGAGCTTGAGGATGTCCAGGGTCAGCTTCGCCAGGCGTTCGGCGTGCTCGGTCCAGCCGCCGCGCTTGCGCTCGGCCAGGGAAGCCAGCGCGGCGCCGTCGCGGGGCAGGTTCGCTTCGCCTTCCAGTATGCAGCTGTCGAGGCTGGCCAGCAGGATGTCTTCCACCAGGCTATCGATACGGCCCAGCTCGCGATACAGCAGGCCCAGCTCCGTCAGGCCCGGCAACTTGCCTCGCAGGAACTTCGCCGTCTCGGCCAGTTGCTGCATCAGCAGCCGTTGCAGGGCGCGGCGATGCTGGAATTCGGCTTCGGCGGGGGTCGGGAAACGACCTTCCTTGACCACGCCTCCCTCTTCCACCAAAGCCGGGTAGACCGTCATCGACAACCCGGCGATCTGCTGCTGGGTTTTCTCGGCCACTGGCGCGAACACCTTGGCTTGCACCGGCGCCTGGCTTTTCGCCGTCTGGGGCACGGCCAGGGCCGCCTGGCTGGCTTCGGCAAATCGCGCCGTCAGCTCGGCCAGGTCACGGCCTTCGCCCAGGAACTTGCCCTGGCCATCGACGATTTCCAGGTTCATGCGCAGGTGGCTTTCCACCTGCTGCGCGGCTTCCGTCCAGGCTTCGTCGCTGACCCGCGCACCGGTCATGCGCAGCAGTTCACGGCCCAGCGCTTGAGGCAGCGAACCTTCGGCGAACGTGATGCGTTGCAGCGCGGCCTTGACGAAGTCCGGCACCGGTACGAAGTTCTTGCGCAAGGCCTTGGGCAGGTTGCGCACCAGGGCGATGCACTTGGCCTCGAGCATGCCGGGCACCAGCCATTCCAGGCGCTCCGGCGGCAACATGGGCAGCAGCGGCGCCGGTACGCGCAGCGTCACGCCGTCGCGCGGATGATTGGGCTCGAAGTGATAGCTCAACGGCAAGGTCAGGTCGCCGACACGCAATGTGTCGGGGAAATGCGCGGCAGTGACCTCACTGGCCTCGCGCGCCAGCACGTCCTCTTCACGCATGATCAGCAACTGCGGGTCTTTCTGGCTGTTGATCCGGTACCAGCTGTCGAAGGTCGCCGTCTGGTGGGTCTCGGCGGGCAGCCGCGCGTCGTAGAACGCGAACAGGGTTTCCTCATCCGCCAGGATGTCCCGCCGGCGGGCCTTGGCCTCCAGTTCGTCGAGCTGCTCCAGCAAGCGGGTATTGGCCCCCAGGCATTTGGCCCTGGACTGGATCTCGCCGCGCACCAGGGCCTCGCGAATGAACAGTTCCCGGGACACCACCGGGTCCACCGGGCCGTAGTGCACTGGCCGACGCCCGACCACGATCAACCCGAACAGAGTGATCTGCTCATAGGCCACCACCTGCCCACGTTTCTTCTCCCAATGGGGCTCGAAGTGGTTCTTCTTGATCAGGTGCCCGGCCAGGGGTTCGATCCAGTCCGGCTCGATCCTGGCCACCATGCGCGCGTACAGCTTGGTGGTTTCCACCAGTTCGGCGGTCATCAGCCACTGCGGACGCTTCTTGCCCAGGCCCGATGACGGATGCACCCAGAACCTTCGCTGACGGGCGCCAAGGTAGTCACCGTCCTCGGTTTTCTGGCCGATCTGGCTGAGCAGGCCCGAGAGCACCGCCTTGTGCAGTTTCGGGTAATCCGCCGGGTCCTTGTTGAGGCTCAGCTGCATGTCGCGGCAGATCAGGCTCAACTGGCGGTGGGAATCGCGCCACTCTCGCAGACGCAGGTAATTGAGGAAGTTCTTCCGGCACCAGTTGCGCAACGGGCTGGCGGTCAGGGCCTGGCGCTGTTCTTCGAAACCACGCCACAGATTGACCAGCCCGGCGAAATCCGAATCCGGATCCTTCCACTGGGCGTGGGCCTGATCGGCCGCCTGCTGGCGCTCGGGCGGACGCTCCCGCGGATCCTGGATCGACATGGCGCTGGCGACGATCAGCACTTCCTGCAGGCTGCCCAGCTTCGCCGCCTCCAGCAACATGCGGCCCATACGCGGGTCTACTGGCAGGCGCGCCAGCTGACGACCCAGTGCGGTCAATTGGCCGTTGCGGTCCACCGCCGACAACTCTTGCAGCAGGTTGAAACCGTCGCTGATGGCCTTGCCGTCCGGCGGCTCGATGAACGGAAAATCGGTGATTTCACCCAGGCGCAGGTGCAGCATCTGCAGGATCACCGCCGCCAGGTTGGTGCGCAGGATCTCCGGGTCGGTGAACTCCGGCCGCCCGAGAAAATCCTCCTCGCTGTACAACCGCACGCAGATCCCCGGCTCGACCCGCCCGCAGCGCCCCTTGCGCTGGTTGGCGCTGGCCTGGGAAATGGCCTCGATGGGCAGGCGCTGGACCTTGGCCCGATAGCTGTAGCGGCTGATGCGCGCGGTGCCGCTGTCGATCACGTAGCGGATGCCCGGCACGGTCAGCGAGGTCTCGGCGACGTTGGTCGCCAGCACCACGCGCCGGCCCGGGTGGGACTGGAAGATCCGCTGCTGTTCGGCCGGCGACAAGCGGGCATAGAGCGGCAGGATCTCGGTGTGCTTGAGCTGGGCCTTGCGCAGCATCTCGGCCGCGTCGCGAATTTCCCGCTCGCCCGGCAGGAAGACCAGCACATCCCCAGGGCTGCGGCGTTCGCTGCGCTCATGGGCGGCGATTTCATCCAGCGTGGCCAGGATGGCCTGGTCGACGGTCAGGTCGTCCTCGACCCGGTTGCCTTCCTCGTCCTGCTCCAGGGTCAGGGGCCGATACCAGGTTTCCACCGGGAAGGTACGGCCCGAGACTTCCACGATCGGAGCGTTGTCGAAATGCCTGGAGAAGCGCTCCAGGTCGATGGTGGCCGAAGTGATGATGACCTTGAGGTCGGGACGACGGGGCAAGAGGGTCTTCAGGTAGCCGAGCAGGAAATCGATGTTCAGGCTGCGCTCGTGGGCTTCGTCGACGATGATCGTGTCGTAGCGCTCGAGGTAACGGTCGTTCTGGGTTTCGGCCAGCAGGATGCCGTCGGTCATCAGTTTGACCAGTGTGTTGGCATCGCTCTGGTCTTCGAACCGCACCTGATACCCCACCAACGCTCCCAGCGGCGTCCCCAGTTCCTCGGCCACGCGGCTGGCCACGCTGCGGGCGGCGATCCGCCGTGGCTGGGTGTGGCCGATCAGGCCATGCTGGCCGCGACCGATTTCCAGGCAGATCTTGGGCAACTGCGTGGTTTTGCCCGAGCCGGTTTCGCCGGCGATGATCAGCACCTGGTGTTTTCGCAACGCGTCCTTGATTTCATCGCGCTTGGCGGCGATCGGCAGACTGTCGTCATAACGGATCACCGGCAGGCTGGCCTTGCGCGCCAGCACCTGGTCGCACGACGCCTGCATCCGCGTCACCCACTGGGCCAGTTTCGCCTCGTCGGGTTTCTTGCGCAGCTCGAGCAACTGACGCCGCAACCGGTGACGGTCGGCGAGCATGGCGTGGTCGAGGTTCTTCAGCAGTTTGTCGATAGCGGGGGCTTGGTCAGTCATCAGGTACGCAAGGGTCATCGGTTTGAGCAAGGGGCGATTGTCGCAGATTTGCGGCCATTGCGCCGAACACGCAAAGCAGCCCACCGCCACATCCTTGTGGGAGCGAGCTTGCTCGCGATAGCGGTGGTTCAGCCTCAATTGATGTTGACCGATATGCCGCCATCGCGAGCAAGCTCGCTCCCACAGGAGATTTTCGTCAAGGCTGCTTTTGTGGCGAGGGAGCCTGCCGGGTTACTCGTTGTCCAGGTCCTTGCGCCGATACGGGAACACATCGATCACCTTCCCTGCCCGGATCGCCTCTTGCAGGCCTTTCCAATAGTCGGCGTTGTACAGCTCGCCATGCATCTGGTCGAACAGTTTGCGTTGCCCGGCGTCGGCGAACAGGAAGGGCGGGAATTCCTCGGGGAAGACATCCAGCGGCCCGATGGAATACCAGGGCTCGGAAGCCATTTCGTCTTCCGGCGTGCGAGGCTGGGGGATGTGGCGGAAGTTGGCTTCGGTCAGGAAACAGATTTCATCGTAGTCATAGAACACCACGCGACCGTGGCGGGTCACGCCGAAATTCTTGAGCAGCATGTCGCCGGGAAAGATATTGGCGGCCGCCAGTTGCTTGATGGCCAGGCCATAGTCCTCCAGGGCTTCGCGCACCTGGGCTTCGCTGGCATTTTCCAGATAGAGATTGAGCGGTGTCATGCGCCGTTCGGTCCAGCAATGGCGGATCAACACGGTGTCGCCCTCGACCGACACCGTGGATGGCGCCACATCCAGCAGCTCCTCCAGGCAGGCCGGCTCGAACTTGCTCAACGGAAAGCGGAAATCGGCGAACTCCTGGGTATCGGCCATGCGCCCCACCCGGTCGACGCTCTTCACCAACCGGTACTTCTCGATCACCGTGGCGCGGTCGACGTTTTTCGACGGCGAGAAACGGTCCTTGATGATCTTGAAGACCGTGTTGAAGCCCGGCAAGGTGAATACGCTCATGACCATGCCCCGCACCCCGGGGGCCATGATGAAGCGGTCGTCGGTGTTCGCCAGGTGATTGATCAACGCGCGATAGAACTCCGACTTGCCGTGCTTGTAGAAACCAATGGACGTGTACAGCTCGGCAATATGCTTGCCCGGCAGGATGCGCTTGAGGAAGCCGATGAATTCCGCCGGCACCGGCACATCCACCATGAAGTACGACCGGGTGAACGAAAAGATGATCGACACCTGTGCCTCGTCGGTGATCAAGGCGTCGATCTGGATGCCCCGGCCCTCGCGGTGCAGCAACGGAATCACCAGGGGCCATTGGTCATCGCGGGTGAAGATCCGGCCCACCAGGTAGGCGCCCTTGTTGCGATAGAGCACCGAGGAAAACAGTTCCACTGTCAGTTCCGGGTCCTTGCAGACCCAGTCCGGCAGGTTCTCTCGTAGCTGGGCCTCCAGGCGCTGCAAGTCACCCGGCAGATCGGCGTAGTCCTCGCTGAAACGGTAATCGGCGAAGATGCTCGCCAGCATCCGGTCCAGTTGGCCCTGGGGCTTGTAGGTGCGGGTCTGGGCAGCGCGGGCCCGGCGCAGGCTGGGCCGGGTGGTGTGGATGAACATGGTGCCGTCGCTGATCAGGTCGTGGCTGAACAGGCCGCAGAAGATCGAGTTGTACCAGGTCTCCGACAGCTCGTCGTCGAAGCGCAGGTCGATCAGGCTGATGTAGGCGCTTTTCACCAGCGGCCAGCAACTGACGTCCATCAGCGCTTCGGCATCGAACGCCTGGCGCAGGCGGGTCACGGTTTCGAAGACTTTTTCTTCGTACAGGTTGATTCGTGCCGCTGACGCCGCCTGTGCCTCCTGCCACCGGGCCTGCTCGAACCGGGCACGGGCGCCGTCGGTGATCTGCCGGAAATGCTCCCGATAATCGTCGAAGCCTTCGAGGATCGAACGGGCGATATCGATGGCGGGCCATGGTTGCGGCATAGGGTGAACCTCGGCGGGTCATATTTATTGTTGGCGACTGAGCTTAGAGGCCAATCGCGCGGCAACGCAACCATTGCCATCGGTCTTCGCGGGGGCGACACTTGCCAGCCAACCACGGAAGGAACCCCCTCTTGAACCTCGTCGATCTCCTGCGTCTGCTGTCACTGGCCGCCATCTGGGGGGCGAGCTTTCTGTTCATGCGCATCATCGCCCCTGTCATCGGTACGATCCCCACCGCATTCTTTCGTGTGTCCATCGCCTTCGTCGGGTTGCTGGTGATCCTGGCGCTGATGCGTATCGACTGGAATTTTCGTGGCAAGCTGAAAGTCGTGATGGGCCTGGGCCTGATCAACTCCGGCATCCCGGCCACCTTCTATTCCCTGGCGGCCCAGGTGCTGCCGGCCGGTTATTCGGCGATCTTCAACGCCACGACACCGCTGATGGGGGTGCTGATCGGCGGACTGTTCTTCAGCGAGCAACTCACCGTGGCGAAAGTCAGTGGCGTGTTCCTCGGCCTGTTGGGCGTCGGCATCCTGACCGGCGCCGGTCCGGTGGCCTTCGACCTGCAATTGCTGATGGGCGCCCTCGCCTGCCTGATGGCGACCACCTGCTATGGCTTCGCCGGTTTCCTCACCCGGCGCTGGCTCGATCATCAAGGCGGGCTGGACAGCCGACTCTCGGCGCTGGGCAGCATGTTCGGCGCCACGGTGTTCCTGCTGCCGCTGTTCGGCTACAGCGTCATCAGCCAGCCACCGGCCAGCTGGGGCGGCTGGAGCGTCTGGCTGTCGCTGCTGGGACTGGGCCTGGTGTGTACCGCCCTGGCGTACATCCTCTACTTCCGCTTGCTCAGCGCCATCGGTCCGGTCAAATCCATGACCGTCACGTTCCTGATCCCGCCGTTCGGCGTGCTGTGGGGGGCGCTGCTGCTGGATGAGCCGTTGGGCATGGCACACCTGTATGGCGGGGTGTTGATTGCGGCGGCGTTGTGGCTGGTGTTGAAACCGGCGGCCCAGACGTCCGTTCAGGTGCCTCAGCGTCGCTGAAAATGCCATCGCCAGCAGACCCACTCCCACAAGGATCACCCTGTGGGAGCGAGGCCGCTGCGATGGCGGTCGTACAGTCACTCTCGCGCTGGTGGTCAGCGGCTTTTACGAAACACGAACGCCAGCCCGATGATAATCAGCACCATCCCCAGCACGCTCAACAACGCCAGCCGGTTGCCGAATACCAGGTAATCCATGATGGCCGTCACCGCCGGCACCAGGTAGAACAGGCTGGTGACATTCACCAGGTTGCCCCGTGCGATCAAGCGGTACAGCAACAACGTCGCCAGTACCGAGACCACCAGCGCCATCCACAACACCGGCACGATGAAACCCGCGTTGTGCTCGAAGTGAAACGGCTGGAACGGCACGAACACCGCACACAGGACAAGCCCGGCCAGGTACTGGACAGGCAGCGTGCCCAAGGGATTGTCGGTGATGCGTTTCTGCATGATCGAGCCGGCCGTCATGCTCAACAGCGCCAGCAGCCCGCACAGCATCCCGGCCAGGGACATACCGGCCAGGCCGATGCCCTGGTACACCACCATGACCAGCCCGGCCAACCCCAGCATCAGGCCGAACATCCGCTGCCAGGAGCGCTGGCGCTCCATGAGCACCACGGTAAGGATCGGCTGCACACCCATCAGCGTCGCCATCACCCCGGGCGTGACGTTCATCTGCAGCGCCAACAGATAGAAAATCTGATAGGCGCCCAACAGCACGAGCCCGGTGGCCGTTGCGTACAACATCGGTTGGCCCGCCTTGGGCAACTTGAACTTTAACACCGGGATCAAGACCACCAAGGCGCACAGGGCGATGGCAAAGCGGATCAGCAGGAACGCGAAGGGCGAAGCATGGGCCAGGCCCAGTTTGGAAAAGATCGCCCCGCTGCTCCACAGCAGGACGAACAGGCTCGTGGAAGCCGCCGCCAATAAGGCGTTTCTGGAAAGGAAAAACATGAATACCACCTGTTATCAGGCAAAGAGCCAACTCAGCCGAAGCTGAAGTCCAGTAGTTTTTTCAGGCGGGCACAGGGAACGGCAACGACGGCCGATCAGCCCTGAACGCCAACACCTGGCGGTGATACGACGGCGTACACCGCAGGGCTACTGACAGGTGGAGGGTATTGACCGATCTGCCCACGCTGCTGGTCCCCGCACGGCACGACGCCAGCGTTCAACGCTGGAACCACAACCGCGATGACAGGGGATACAGACATGAGTCGATCTCTGGAAGGATGGGTTTGATAACCCGAGAGCGCCGACTATAACCAGCGCTCGAGGTGCAATGCAATGCTCAGACGAACAACCAGTAGCCCAATGCCGTCAGCACCGCTACCGCCAGGACGGGTCGCATCACGCGGTAGGCCTTGGGATGCTGGCGCTTCCACTGCTTGACCCGGCCACTGATACCGTCGCTGAACGACTTGCTCCAGGCATAGGCCCGGTTGATACCGCCGACATGTTCGTCGTCCAGGTTCTGCGGCGCGGTGGCACGTCCCAGGAAGGCGCTGATGGTGCGGTTGAGGCGCGTCATCAGTTGGCTTTTCAGCGGCCGCTCGACATCACAGAACAGGATCACGCGGGTCTGGGGTGTTTCATTCTTGACCCAATGCACATAGGTTTCGTCGAACATCACGTCTTCGCCATCGCGCCAGGC
This genomic interval carries:
- a CDS encoding OprO/OprP family phosphate-selective porin, which codes for MIRKHFAGFAASALAMAVTAQAFAGTVTTDGADIVVKTKGGLEVATTDKEFSFKLGGRLQADYSQFDGIYTDNGNSADAAYIRRAFLELSGVLYTDWAYTINYDMSHNSGDSDNGYFDEASLAYNGFKPVSIKVGRFDPDFGLEKATSSKWVTAPERNAAYDLIDWTNSHQNGLGLQASSTFADSFYASAGVFSKDTDDTDGDSVKQVNGRFVFAPMHDAGNVLHFGVNVASRDVSDTVFDARYRSRLGMRGVETLGGNDAGPNGNRPVLGGANNSPAGSYDRDTAFGLEAAFAMGPASIQGEYVTRKTKADADGFEDIKGHGFYVQGAYTLTGESRGYKVGKFDSIKPQNKSIGAWELFYRFDSLTVEDDNITTASATREVGDAEAKVHNLGVNWYANEAVKITGAYIKAKTDKVTNANGDDDGDGFVVRAQYVF
- a CDS encoding anti-sigma factor family protein; translation: MLTCKEQVARSSDYLDGQLTFRERLMVRHHLMFCPNCRRFIRQMRLMQATLKRLPQPPIPDLDHLAEKLAAERRRNIR
- a CDS encoding RNA polymerase sigma factor; this encodes MTAIDDTQLLQRLLAGEQQAYKELVGTYQGPMRAVAYAIVGSRHADEVVQDAWLSVVRNLSGFQGRSSLKTWLLTITANTAKGRYKQNRREVLLDDLPSPHGTVGDDRFAADGHWLLAPFAWHQDSPEALLTEGELRDCLEHTLLSLSQLQGSVLDLRERQGLELQEICNLLDLTLSNVRVLLHRARLKVFATVEHFEETGEC
- a CDS encoding beta-ketoacyl-ACP synthase III; translated protein: MYNVVISGTGLYTPANSISNEELVQSFNTYVAQFNADNAEAIERGEVEALTESSAAFIEKASGIKSRFVMDKDGILDPQRMTPRLPERSNEEWSVLCEMAVGAARQALERAGRTAADIDGVIVACSNLQRPYPAIAIEVQEALGIEGFGFDMNVACSSATFGIQAAANSVQLGQARAILMVNPEVCTGHLNFRDRDSHFIFGDAATAVIIERADLATSPYQFDVVSTKLLTKFSNNIRNNFGFLNRAAEEGIGTRDKLFVQEGRKVFRDVCPMVAELIGAHLEENQLNVGEVKRFWLHQANLSMNQLIVRKLLGREATEAEAPVILDTYANTSSAGSVISFHKYQDDLPSGSVAVLSSFGAGYSIGSVILRKR
- the hrpA gene encoding ATP-dependent RNA helicase HrpA, with the translated sequence MTDQAPAIDKLLKNLDHAMLADRHRLRRQLLELRKKPDEAKLAQWVTRMQASCDQVLARKASLPVIRYDDSLPIAAKRDEIKDALRKHQVLIIAGETGSGKTTQLPKICLEIGRGQHGLIGHTQPRRIAARSVASRVAEELGTPLGALVGYQVRFEDQSDANTLVKLMTDGILLAETQNDRYLERYDTIIVDEAHERSLNIDFLLGYLKTLLPRRPDLKVIITSATIDLERFSRHFDNAPIVEVSGRTFPVETWYRPLTLEQDEEGNRVEDDLTVDQAILATLDEIAAHERSERRSPGDVLVFLPGEREIRDAAEMLRKAQLKHTEILPLYARLSPAEQQRIFQSHPGRRVVLATNVAETSLTVPGIRYVIDSGTARISRYSYRAKVQRLPIEAISQASANQRKGRCGRVEPGICVRLYSEEDFLGRPEFTDPEILRTNLAAVILQMLHLRLGEITDFPFIEPPDGKAISDGFNLLQELSAVDRNGQLTALGRQLARLPVDPRMGRMLLEAAKLGSLQEVLIVASAMSIQDPRERPPERQQAADQAHAQWKDPDSDFAGLVNLWRGFEEQRQALTASPLRNWCRKNFLNYLRLREWRDSHRQLSLICRDMQLSLNKDPADYPKLHKAVLSGLLSQIGQKTEDGDYLGARQRRFWVHPSSGLGKKRPQWLMTAELVETTKLYARMVARIEPDWIEPLAGHLIKKNHFEPHWEKKRGQVVAYEQITLFGLIVVGRRPVHYGPVDPVVSRELFIREALVRGEIQSRAKCLGANTRLLEQLDELEAKARRRDILADEETLFAFYDARLPAETHQTATFDSWYRINSQKDPQLLIMREEDVLAREASEVTAAHFPDTLRVGDLTLPLSYHFEPNHPRDGVTLRVPAPLLPMLPPERLEWLVPGMLEAKCIALVRNLPKALRKNFVPVPDFVKAALQRITFAEGSLPQALGRELLRMTGARVSDEAWTEAAQQVESHLRMNLEIVDGQGKFLGEGRDLAELTARFAEASQAALAVPQTAKSQAPVQAKVFAPVAEKTQQQIAGLSMTVYPALVEEGGVVKEGRFPTPAEAEFQHRRALQRLLMQQLAETAKFLRGKLPGLTELGLLYRELGRIDSLVEDILLASLDSCILEGEANLPRDGAALASLAERKRGGWTEHAERLAKLTLDILKLWHGLQKRFKGKIDLAQAVALNDIKQQISHLVYPGFVRETPHQWLKELPRYLRAVEQRFEKLGSQVQKDRVWSGELSNLWAQYQARAAKHAQEGKRDPQLEVYRWWLEEYRVSLFAQQLGTKVPISDKRLGKQWSVVEG